The genomic region CGGTCATGACGGTCGGCGAGAGATGGTGACGACGGTGGCGGACATCGGAGCAAACATCGGAGCCGGAGGCTCCGGCAGCGGGGCAAGGGGGGCAACGGGAGGCTTCTTGGCGGGCGGCTTCCGCACGGTACTGTCGGCAAGACTGTCCGGAGCCGGTTCGAGATACAGCCCCGACGCTGAGGAATCTACTCGAACATCCCGCACCGAGCCCGTATCGAACTGCACGAAGATGCGCTGACCGCGCACATAGTTCAGCGCCGGCGGTGCCGTGGGTCCCTTTTTCGAGGCGATCTGAAAGAGCGAACTGGCGTTCCCGAAGGCGCGGATCTCCTTAATTCGCGTCTGCTTACTCGTGTCGGCGGCCACCTGCGCGGTGTCGAAGTACGCAAAGAGGCTGTCGCCACGCAGCATGTCACGATCGGTCGACTTGATCTTGAGCGTATCCGCAACGCCTCGTGCCACGGCTCCTCCGATCGCGCGGACTTCCCGCGGCCGCTGGTCGGCCAGCACGATACGCATCGAGTCGGCTTCGACATCCTGCTGCGGCGTCTTGGCGCGAGCGCGACCTTTGCCGAAGGCATAGGCTTCATCAATCTTTTGCTCCTTCAGGCGCAGATCGATGCGTTCGGCGTTGATCACCAGATCCTTATTGGTGGCGGTCGCGCTGTGCAGCGCGAACACGCGATCGAGCTTCTTGTCGGTGGTGAACAGGTCGATGGTATCCCCATTCAACGTGAACGCCTGCGACGTGTCGATGCTGCGAATACGCGCCGCGCGCACCAGCCGCGCCAGCTGAGTGATCTTGTTGTAGGCCAGAGAATCCGAACGCCCGATGATCTTCTCGCGCGTGATGATCACATCGCCCCAGCCCAGCACGAGCGTGTCGCCGACATCTTCGAACCGATCCGCCGTCACGATCGTGGGCTGCCCCGCCTTGCCACTGCTGTCCTTCTCGATGAGTTGCGCGGTGGGCCGGTTCGGTGCGACCAGCTTGGCGACCGGACGTCCCGGCATGACCCGGTAGTACTCGATGTTCGGTCCGCTGAATGTGCTGCCGGACGCCAGCTGTGTGGCCACCACGCCGCCGTCGGCAAACAGCCGTCCTTCCCGCGTGAAGTACGTGGCATGCGCAGCCGTCACCCGCAGCTTATTCGGTTCCTCGTACACGACGTTGCCGTACATGTTGACGATGCCGGCCGACTCGAACTGCTCGGCGCTGTCCGCGCTGATCCGATTGTTCTCGCCCTGACAACGGCCGACGAAGCCACCGCCGATGAAGGTGTTCGCCGTGCTATCGGGAAGGCGCGTGTACAGCAGTCGGGTTTCCGGAGGACTGTCGGCGAAATCCAACACACAGTTTCGCGTCGTGGCAGACGCCGTCGACTTCTTCGAGGGACGCTTCTTGGCCGCGACCACGCTGTCTTCACGAGCTTTCACCAGCACGGCGCTATCGCGCTTCGCTGCACTGTCCTTTCCCGCCGCCATCGCCAGTAGCGCGAGTGAGTCGGCACGCACAGAATCGGCACGCACCGAATCGGCACGCGCACCGACCCGGACCGCGCTGTCCGACACCACGCCCATGGTAACGGGCGTGACCGACGTCGCCCCACGACGCGCCCCGCGGCAACCAGCGAAAATCGCCAGCAGCGAGACCGTGCCGAGCACGGTGATGGCGCGAATGCGAGAGCGGCGAAGTATCACGCGTTATTTGGTAGGAATCTTGACGGGCGCGAGGCCCTTGCAGTTACGGAGACAGCGGAACTTCGTGAGCTGCGGATCTGACTCGAATCCAAGGCCGGTAAAGGTGCGCGACGGCTCATTCAGGACGAACGTGCTATCAGTAAAAATCTGATTGCGGACCTGATCGTACACGAGCTGCTGGGACGACAGCCGTTTTCCATCATCGCGAACGACCACGACATCACCGCGCGCATCGAGGCGGGAGAGCCGGAGGTTGTACGTGCCCGCCTTGGCGGTGAGCACGCCATCCCTGATACCCACGGTCGTGTAAAACGTGACGTTCACCCGACGCAGCTCCATCCGTGTGGCGTCGTCGTACGACATGGCGGTGTCCGCGAGTAGCACACCCTTCGAAATGCCTTGGTCGGTCAGAAACGTGCGAAAGCCAAAAATGATCTGATCTGCCGAGTCGGGAATGGCGGTTTTCGTGGCCTTCGCCTTGACCTGTGTCTTGCCTTTTGCGTTCGGGCAGGCGGCGGCAGACAGCACCAGCGCGCTCAGGCTCAACGCGGCAGTTGTGCGCCACTTCATGCCGCGCCCGCCCGCATCAGGTCGTGCAGATGCACGATCCCGACAAGATGCTTCTGCTCATCCAGCACCGGCATCGCCATGATGCCATGCGTCTCCATACGGTGCACCACAGCACTCCCCAGTTCATGAACGTACGCCATCCGTGGCGTGGTGGTCATCACCGACGCCACGGGCACGGACAACACGTCCGCATGGCGCTCGAGCAAACGCGTCAGGTCGCCTGCGGTGACGACCCCGAACACGCAATCATGTTCCACGACCACGACGATTCCGCGACGCTCGGCAAGCAAGATGATGGCCTCGCGCATGGTTGCGGCGCGATCGAGCACCGGCAGATCCGACGACACCATGACGTCGCTGACACGCGTGAGCAACCGCCGACCGAGCGATCCTCCAGGATGAAAGCGGGCGAAATCCTCGGCGCGAAATCCCTTCTCCTCCATCAGCGCGACCGCTAGCGCGTCGCCGAGCGCCATCGTGACGGTGGTACTGGTCGTTGGCGCGAGATCATGCGGGCACGCTTCCTCCCGGACACCAAGATCCAGCGTGACATCGGCGTGCCGTGACAAGCGCGACGAACGCTCGGCCGTCATCGCGATCATGCGCACGCCCAAGCGCGCGAGCGCGTCGATGAGTCCGAGCAACTCCTGACTCTCGCCGCTTTTCGAGATCAGTATGGCGACGTCGTCCGCGCCAACGATACCGAGGTCGCCGTGCACACTCTCCACGGGATGCAGAAACATCGCGGGCGAGCCGGTGGACGTGAACGTCGCGGCCATCTTGCGACCGACCAGACCGGACTTGCCAACGCCGGCAATGATGACGCGTCCACGGCACGCAGCCAACAACTGGACGGCGCGCACGAAGTCGTCGCCCAACACGCGCTCGACATCAGCCAGTGCAGCCGCTTCGAGATGCAGAACGCGGCGCCCGCGCTCGATGATCAGTTCAGCAGTCATGCGTGCGCGTCCTCACGCGCGTGCTCAGGTGCGGACGCAGGAACGCTGCGACTCGCGACATAGCGTTCGACGGCGTCCGTCCACTCGCCTCGAGCGAGAAGGAGCGCCTCCGCGAACTCTCGCACGGCGCCGTGCCCACCGTGCGCGTGCAACTGCAACGCCGCGGTGCGACGCACCTCGGCGACCGCGTTGCCGACGGCGACGGGCAGACCGACGCGACGAAGCACCGCGAGATCGGGAAGGTCGTCACCAACGAACGCGACAGCGTCGAGCGTGCAGTCAAAGTCCTTGGCGATCGCGGTCAGCGCGGGGAGCTTGCGCGCTTCCGGATCCTGCACCACGGCATCGACCCGAAGCTCGCGCGCGCGCTGCGCGACGCTGTCCGACACGCGGCCCGTGATGATGACGACTTTAAGGCCGCAGTCACGGAGCAGCTGAATGCCGAGGCCGTCCTGAATGTCGTAGCGCTTCAGCTCGAACGGCACATCGGCTCCACCCGACTTTGCCGAACCGAGATAGACACCGCCGTCGGTCAGCACGCCATCGACATCGAGACCCACCACGCGGATCCGTCGCGCCAGCGTCGGCTCGATCCGTGGCGCTTCGATGACGAGCGGAGGAAGCACATCGGCCGCAGCCGGAGAAACATCGGCCATCACGAACGCACACGATCCCAAATGTCGACAACACGCGCCATGAGATCCGTCAGCTGATCGAGACGCAGCATGTTCGGACCATCGCTCGGCGCGTGATCCGGATCGGGATGCGTTTCGATGAACAGCCCCTGCGCGCCTGCGGCGATCGCGGCCAGCGTGAGCGGCGGAATGAATTCACGCGCACCGCCACTCGTGCCGCCCGCACCTTGTCCCGGGCGTTGCACGCTGTGCGTGGCGTCGAAGATCACGGGGACATCGCACGACTCGCGCAGGCGCGCAAAGCTGCGCATGTCCACGACCAGATCACCGTAGCCGAAAAAGGTGCCGCGTTCGGTAACGGCCAGCGGGCCCGCTGCCAATGCCGCGAGGGTTGCGCCCGCTTCCACCTTCCGCATCGCCCCCCGCATGCCCTCGGGGTGCATCCACTGCCCCTTCTTCACATTCACCGCCTTTCCGGTTGCTCCGGCGGCCAGCAGCAAGTCGGTCTGTCGACAGAGAAACGCCGGGATCTGCAGCACATCCACCACGTCAGCCGCAACTGCGCACTGCGACGCTTCGTGTACATCGGTGAGAATCGGCAACCCCGTCGCGGCGCGAACACGCTCGAGTGCCGCGAGTCCGGCCTCAAGCCCCGGACCGCGCACGCCGTCGACATTCGAACGATTCGCCTTGTCGAAGCTGGCCTTGAAAATGACGCCACCAGGTACATGTTCGGCCAATCGAGCCAAGGATTCGGCAACGCGCAGGTTGAGCGTGTCATCCTCGAGCTGGCACGGGCCGGCAATGAGAAAGAGACGGTCGGCCGGAAAGAGTGACGTGGTCATGGCAGCGTGGGCGTCGATCACTGATTCACGTGCGCCAATGACGGTTGCACGGCTTGCTCCTGCGCGTGGTGGTGGCGCTCGGCCGCCGCAACGAATCCGGCGAATAGCGGATGCGGACGCAGCGGTCGCGACTGCAATTCCGGGTGGAACTGGCAGCCGATAAAGTACGGATGCCCCGGAAGCTCAATCATCTCTACCAGCGAGTCGTCGGGAGAGAGACCGCTCAAGCGCATGCCGTGCTCGATCAACGAGTCGCGGTACCGGTTCGACACTTCGTAGCGGTGACGATGCCGCTCACTCACCTCAGGCTGTCCGTACACCTCGGCCGCCTTCGACCCGCGCTGCAAACGGCAGGGATACGCGCCGAGGCGCATCGTACCGCCCATATCGGTCACGTCGCGCTGCGAGTCCATCAGCGAAATCACGGGATCCTGGCACTCCGGCGCGAACTCGCTGGAGTGACTGTCGTCGAGCTTCAGCACGTTGCGTGCGAACTCGATGATGGCCACCTGCATGCCAAGGCAGATGCCGAAGAACGGAATCGAAAGCTCGCGCGCCGCACGAATGGCTTCGACCATACCTTCTACGCCGCGCACGCCGAAGCCGCCCGGTACGAGCAGGCCGTGATAATTCAACAGAATCTCGCGCGCCCGTTCCGGTGAGGTGAAGAGATCACTCGACGTCCACGCGAGATCGACGCCGACATCATTCGCGATGCCGCCGTGGATGAGCGCTTCCTGCACGCTCTTATAACTGTCGATGTAATCGGTGTACTTGCCGACGACGCAGATCTTCACGCGCGTATGCGGCTTCGTGATGTGCTGCACCATCGTGCGCCAGTTTGTGAGATCAGGCGTCGGCGCCGTCAGTCGCAGCCGCTCCATCACGCGCTCGGCAAATCCCTGCTGCTCGAACGACAGCGGAATTTCGTAGATCGTCGGCACGTCCGGACTCTCGATCACGGCGCCGAAATCCACGTTGCAGAAGAGCGCGATCTTGCGCTTCACGTCATCCTGCAATGGCTTTTCGCTGCGGCAGATCAGGAAGTCGGGCTGGATACCGATCTCCATGAGCTCGCGCACGGAATGCTGGGTGGGCTTGGTCTTCACTTCACCAGCGGCCGCGATGTACGGCACGAGCGTGAGGTGGACGAAGAGCGCATTCTCCTTGCCCACCTCACGGCGAAACTGGCGGATCGCTTCGAGGAATGGCAGCGATTCGATGTCACCGACCGTGCCACCGACTTCGACGAGCACGACGTCGTTGCCAGGCGCGATCCGCTTCACCGCGCCCTTGATCTCATCGGTGATGTGCGGAATCACCTGCACCGTGGAGCCGAGGTATTCACCACGACGTTCCTTGGTGATCACGTTCGAATAGATGCGTCCCGTTGTGATGTTGTTCGCCTGCGACAGCGGCCGATCGAGAAAGCGCTCGTAGTGCCCGAGATCGAGGTCGGTCTCCGCGCCGTCGTCCGTGACGAACACTTCGCCATGCTGAAACGGCGACATCGTGCCCGGATCGACGTTGAGATACGGATCGAGCTTCATCATCGTCACGCGAAACCCACGTTCGACGAGCAACCGTCCAAGCGACGCGGCGGCGATTCCCTTCCCCAGCGATGACACGACACCACCGGTCACGAAGATGTACTTCGGCGTGGTTGTCTGGTTCGCGTTCGTGCTCTTGGTGGTCATCAGCGTGATCTCGCGCAGGTGGGACAAGGAGACTGTCGCGTCAGGTGCGTCACGACAGGGTATTCGTTGGGGGAGCGTGCCAGCGCAGGTTCGCGCGTTCGAGATCGTCTTCGGTGTCGATGCCGCCTTCGGCCGCGGGCACGTCCGCCACGCCGATCGTGAGACCGTGCGCGAGCGGGCGCAACTGTTCGAGGCGTTCGACGAGTTCCAGCGGATGCGGCGCCCAGCCGACCCACGCCTGCAGGGCTTCGCGTGTATACGCGTACACACCGACGTGCTGACGGGCCAGCGCCTGCTGGGCCCCGGCATCCGCCAGTTCGCGCAAGTACGGAATAGGTGCTCGCGAAAAATAGAGGGCGAGGCCGTCATCGCCACGCACGACTTTCACGACATCGGGTTTCGCGAGCGCCGACGCGGGAATCGGGACGGCAGCCGTCCCGATCGGCGCCCGACCGTCGCGGACGATGGACACGGCGCCGGCCAAGGCTTCGCGTGATACGAAGGGCTCGTCGCCCTGTACGTTCAGAATCACCGAGAAATGCGCAAACTCTGGCCGGGCGGCGACTTCGGCCACCCGATCGGTGCCGCTGGGGTGGTCGTCCCGCGTCATGACTACCGGAATCCCGCGCGATTCGCAGGCAGCAAACACGTCGGGATGATCGGTCGCCACGACCACGTGGTCGCCGATGGCGAGCGCGACGACACGCTGGTAGACCCGAATGATGAGCGGCTCGCCGGCGAGGAGGCGAAGCGGCTTGCGGGGAAGACGGGTCGCGCCAAGGCGCGCCGGGATCACCGCGAGTACTGACATTGTCCTGTTGGACTGGGCGTGGTTGCAGCAAAATTCACGCCAGTTAAGATACGCAGTTTGGCGCCTGAAGGCAAACAGGTCGTTGTTTCACCCTTTCGCTCCCTGCATGCCGACGACTTGGTGGTGGATCGCGTTCAACGCAATGGTGCTCGCCCTACTGGCGATCGACCTCGGCGTCTTCAACCGGAAAGCGCACGCGGTCACGGTCCGCGAGGCGCTGGGATGGAGCGCGGTCTGGATTTCCCTTGCGATCGGCTTCGGGCTCTGGATCGGATCGTCGATGGGCCGCCAGTCGATGCTGGAGTTCTACGCCGGATATCTGGTCGAGCAGGCGCTCTCCGTGGACAACCTGTTCGTCTTCATCCTGATATTTGGTTACTTCCGCATTCCCGCTGAGCTGCAGCACCGGGTGCTCTTTTGGGGCATCATCGGCGCGCTCTTCATGCGCGGGGCCATGATCGGTGCGGGCGCTGTCCTGATCGCCCAGTTCCACTGGATCATCTACCTGTTCGGCGCGTTCCTGGTGTTCACCGGGGCCAAGATGGCATTCGGCGGAGAGAGCGAGATTGAGCCGGAGTCGAATCCGGTCATCCGACTCGTGCGGCGCTTCCTGCCCATCACCACGAAGTTCCACGGCGAGCACTTCTTCGTGCGCGAGGTCATTGACGGCAAGGCGGCCAAGTTGGTCGCCACGCCACTGTTCGTCGTACTGGCGCTCGTAGAAACAACCGACGTGGTGTTCGCCGTGGACTCCATACCGGCAATCTTCGGTATCACGCGGAATCCGTTTCTCGTCTACACGTCGAACGTATTCGCGATTCTCGGCCTCCGTTCGATGTACTTCGTGCTTGCCGGT from Gemmatimonas sp. harbors:
- the kdsB gene encoding 3-deoxy-manno-octulosonate cytidylyltransferase; translated protein: MSVLAVIPARLGATRLPRKPLRLLAGEPLIIRVYQRVVALAIGDHVVVATDHPDVFAACESRGIPVVMTRDDHPSGTDRVAEVAARPEFAHFSVILNVQGDEPFVSREALAGAVSIVRDGRAPIGTAAVPIPASALAKPDVVKVVRGDDGLALYFSRAPIPYLRELADAGAQQALARQHVGVYAYTREALQAWVGWAPHPLELVERLEQLRPLAHGLTIGVADVPAAEGGIDTEDDLERANLRWHAPPTNTLS
- a CDS encoding KpsF/GutQ family sugar-phosphate isomerase; protein product: MTAELIIERGRRVLHLEAAALADVERVLGDDFVRAVQLLAACRGRVIIAGVGKSGLVGRKMAATFTSTGSPAMFLHPVESVHGDLGIVGADDVAILISKSGESQELLGLIDALARLGVRMIAMTAERSSRLSRHADVTLDLGVREEACPHDLAPTTSTTVTMALGDALAVALMEEKGFRAEDFARFHPGGSLGRRLLTRVSDVMVSSDLPVLDRAATMREAIILLAERRGIVVVVEHDCVFGVVTAGDLTRLLERHADVLSVPVASVMTTTPRMAYVHELGSAVVHRMETHGIMAMPVLDEQKHLVGIVHLHDLMRAGAA
- the lptC gene encoding LPS export ABC transporter periplasmic protein LptC, encoding MKWRTTAALSLSALVLSAAACPNAKGKTQVKAKATKTAIPDSADQIIFGFRTFLTDQGISKGVLLADTAMSYDDATRMELRRVNVTFYTTVGIRDGVLTAKAGTYNLRLSRLDARGDVVVVRDDGKRLSSQQLVYDQVRNQIFTDSTFVLNEPSRTFTGLGFESDPQLTKFRCLRNCKGLAPVKIPTK
- a CDS encoding TerC family protein → MPTTWWWIAFNAMVLALLAIDLGVFNRKAHAVTVREALGWSAVWISLAIGFGLWIGSSMGRQSMLEFYAGYLVEQALSVDNLFVFILIFGYFRIPAELQHRVLFWGIIGALFMRGAMIGAGAVLIAQFHWIIYLFGAFLVFTGAKMAFGGESEIEPESNPVIRLVRRFLPITTKFHGEHFFVREVIDGKAAKLVATPLFVVLALVETTDVVFAVDSIPAIFGITRNPFLVYTSNVFAILGLRSMYFVLAGVIGKFHLLKYGLALVLAFVGMKMLLSEIWPLGIGLSLGVVGTLLVGSVLLSLVIKPKESTERDVATRDAP
- the kdsA gene encoding 3-deoxy-8-phosphooctulonate synthase: MTTSLFPADRLFLIAGPCQLEDDTLNLRVAESLARLAEHVPGGVIFKASFDKANRSNVDGVRGPGLEAGLAALERVRAATGLPILTDVHEASQCAVAADVVDVLQIPAFLCRQTDLLLAAGATGKAVNVKKGQWMHPEGMRGAMRKVEAGATLAALAAGPLAVTERGTFFGYGDLVVDMRSFARLRESCDVPVIFDATHSVQRPGQGAGGTSGGAREFIPPLTLAAIAAGAQGLFIETHPDPDHAPSDGPNMLRLDQLTDLMARVVDIWDRVRS
- a CDS encoding HAD hydrolase family protein; translation: MADVSPAAADVLPPLVIEAPRIEPTLARRIRVVGLDVDGVLTDGGVYLGSAKSGGADVPFELKRYDIQDGLGIQLLRDCGLKVVIITGRVSDSVAQRARELRVDAVVQDPEARKLPALTAIAKDFDCTLDAVAFVGDDLPDLAVLRRVGLPVAVGNAVAEVRRTAALQLHAHGGHGAVREFAEALLLARGEWTDAVERYVASRSVPASAPEHAREDAHA
- a CDS encoding CTP synthase, giving the protein MTTKSTNANQTTTPKYIFVTGGVVSSLGKGIAAASLGRLLVERGFRVTMMKLDPYLNVDPGTMSPFQHGEVFVTDDGAETDLDLGHYERFLDRPLSQANNITTGRIYSNVITKERRGEYLGSTVQVIPHITDEIKGAVKRIAPGNDVVLVEVGGTVGDIESLPFLEAIRQFRREVGKENALFVHLTLVPYIAAAGEVKTKPTQHSVRELMEIGIQPDFLICRSEKPLQDDVKRKIALFCNVDFGAVIESPDVPTIYEIPLSFEQQGFAERVMERLRLTAPTPDLTNWRTMVQHITKPHTRVKICVVGKYTDYIDSYKSVQEALIHGGIANDVGVDLAWTSSDLFTSPERAREILLNYHGLLVPGGFGVRGVEGMVEAIRAARELSIPFFGICLGMQVAIIEFARNVLKLDDSHSSEFAPECQDPVISLMDSQRDVTDMGGTMRLGAYPCRLQRGSKAAEVYGQPEVSERHRHRYEVSNRYRDSLIEHGMRLSGLSPDDSLVEMIELPGHPYFIGCQFHPELQSRPLRPHPLFAGFVAAAERHHHAQEQAVQPSLAHVNQ